One Ahaetulla prasina isolate Xishuangbanna chromosome 1, ASM2864084v1, whole genome shotgun sequence DNA window includes the following coding sequences:
- the ZNF106 gene encoding zinc finger protein 106 isoform X2: protein MDEHMRSMLHHRELENLKGRDSNHECQVCRVTVVGLSAYAKHISSQLHKDGVEGHDAEEEKEKTDEEYFDKELIQLIQQRNEQNRTSEFCHINSEAEGDDRRLRRRQNDRLSYQDRDHYETTSRRHHGPSQRDWNWEKDSFLNSKQGKFIHSSRNSTNSNRHPSSQRGRLGWHQNGSRGPPSRYYNYGSTGGIWHQNDRGAISGWHHHDRGRNSNWSSETNNEFTSWQSKNVGGHRKSAQQNGNGWNSGRNRAVNSSSQLDNMDTSWLKINSVEDKYSSENYTWQWQECVENYTSVDNKNGTPDCLLDFTSDQLPSDQLLNFSVSKHSESKNPKVSRKCSSPSRDKTNRWAPYPSQKTVEQQPLSDENVAKTSEKALSQLSSETADPKTGNSKVRKREESYSVSSTNTKASPKVAPCKVPVVCTSENKSSKAESKNRKMPSLKSPLLAIPDIKSSSKRRNSKNLLKHAHVSSSSGEVQSQLSIEASNSSNKSKLNNNACNYISLKRNTPLFSSNESLNKGLEKAKDELQHSYSFQKHQSSSSGDAQSDGKEEQKTEDSSHDLKIHEVQTERVENKNHDNKPGSINISSNSYSSYGIAELDHIAAKSDNYLDELSGANKKHIELQKETPDSLSNYPCELDIELKTLEEDGAEDVIKSNDALEKEDGGDNSNHELLKGITGPLLPELSKLGFPASLQRDLTWRTSLKNKISAHLPEPNLNNARRIRNVSGHRKNETEKESGLKPTLRQIISASRRNVNWEQVIQQVSKKKQEQGKGLPRFGIEMVPLIQNEQEGLELDEDVDLTSLEGFQWEGISIGSPGTVRKRSLSESSVAVDKTASIYSFFNNQGTSKEDKLKKTGSAASSEEITSRIQMLEDTVVTVKQESSSLPSSPFKSDRTDLISSERKLSLQSSPNVAIFSAREVQRSPDCSIHPSEKKGTLESAEEHSILISGFADLSALDAATDSSYTSSNEQNDSQGMGKKRRATGEGSCPEIPSLERKTKRRKLKGKKERSQVDQLLVISLREEELSKSLPCVDESLLQARSALQAAYIEVQRLLVLKQQISVEMGSLRAQRIQILQGLQETYEPSEQLQLQQSHHSSSSEKSLGKLHLTQDPTANAGLLGPLLDAVPPISAQIPPLFAAPAQEKAEPTFQTAGDIAPITVPDSSIQIKQEAVSPKLREDCMNVPEQSTSRSPQAELHLQDRNTSQQPSRYPVIAASMSLLELIDFQEANQDIQKSIPNMMGTRLSGHSSPTNSGSVSSVKTQGKITPAGNTISEPCTGSFESQSFTSELAANENNKQSNEQPEQMAISTMVTTEFKLSKKKKKLKKKKAFRAARVPENSDTEQDVSDSKPIRKVKAVKIPKGEKVTTSTPPKQEDGVAAQERKRKKEENDSDTSLEFVEVPKSPLEVVAINSSESESEKPDSPSKRDTLSSTDKQLREPSRSGYDEVSSTSEIGVNYKDDIGRSVAETQTRLSSLQGSKTSSEVSSEPGEDEDPTEGIFEGHSASVNAIQIFGNVLYTCSADKTVRAYNLVNRKCVGVFEGHASKVNCLLIIQTTGKNAALYSGSSDHNINCYNVKTRERIDQFKLDDRVLCLHSRWRILYAGLANGNVVTFNIKNNRQLDTFECHGPRAISCLATAQEGARRLLIVGSYDCTISVRDARNGLLLRTLEGHSKTVLCMKVVNDLVFSGSSDQSVHAHNIHTGELVRIYKGHNHAVTVVNILGKVMVTACLDKCVRVYELQSHDRLQVYGGHSDMIMCMTIHKSMIYTGCYDGSIQAVRLNLMQNYRCWWHGCSLIFGVVDHLKQHLLNDHTNPNFQTLKCRWKNCDAFFTSRKSSKQDAVGHIEKHAEDDSKIDS from the exons ATGGATGAGCACATGAGAAGTATGCTTCATCATCGGGAACTTGAAAATCTCAAGGGGAG GGACAGCAATCATGAGTGCCAAGTGTGTAGGGTGACCGTGGTGGGCTTGTCAGCATATGCCAAGCACATCTCCAGCCAGTTGCACAAAGACGGCGTTGAAGGCCACGATgccgaggaagagaaagaaaagactgATGAAGAATACTTTGACAAGGAACTtatccaattaatacagcaaAGAAATGAACAAAACCG GACAAGTGAATTTTGTCACATAAACAGTGAAGCAGAAGGTGATGACAGGAGATTGCGAAGGCGACAAAATGACAGACTCTCTTATCAAGACCGAGATCATTATGAAACAACATCAAGGAGGCATCATGGACCATCACAGAGGGACTGGAACTGGGAAAAGGATAGTTTCTTAAATTCAAAGCAAGGAAAATTCATCCACTCTTCAAGGAATTCTACTAACTCAAACAGACATCCCAGCAgccaaagaggacgacttgggtgGCATCAAAATGGTTCCAGAGGACCTCCAAGTCGATATTATAACTATGGAAGCACTGGAGGTATTTGGCATCAGAATGATAGAGGTGCAATATCAGGTTGGCATCATCATGATAGAGGAAGAAATTCAAACTGGAGTTCTGAAACAAATAATGAATTTACCAGCTGGCAATCCAAAAATGTAGGGGGGCACCGGAAATCTGCTCAACAAAATGGAAATGGATGGAACAGTGGAAGAAATAGAGCTGTCAACAGTAGTTCTCAGTTAGACAACATggatacttcctggttaaaaataAATAGTGTAGAGGATAAATACAGCAGTGAAAATTATACATGGCAATGGCAGGAATGTGTGGAAAATTATACCAGTGTTGATAATAAAAATGGCACTCCTGATTGCTTATTAGATTTCACAAGTGACCAGCTACCTTCAGATCAATTGCTAAATTTTAGTGTTTCTAAGCACTCAGAGAGTAAGAATCCCAAAGTCAGTAGAAAATGCAGTAGTCCTTCTCGAGATAAGACTAACCGATGGGCTCCTTATCCTTCCCAGAAAACTGTAGAGCAGCAGCCGCTGTCTGACGAGAATGTAGCTAAAACATCAGAGAAAGCATTGTCTCAGCTGTCTTCAGAAACAGCAGATCCTAAAACCGGCAACTCTAAAGTGAGAAAACGGGAAGAGAGTTATTCAGTATCTTCAACTAACACTAAGGCATCCCCTAAAGTTGCACCATGCAAAGTGCCAGTGGTCTGCACAAGTGAGAACAAGTCAAGTAAAGCTGAAAGCAAAAATAGAAAGATGCCCTCCTTGAAGTCCCCACTTCTAGCTATTCCAGATATTAAATCCTCTTCtaaaagaagaaattcaaagaatCTCTTAAAACATGCCCATGTCTCCTCATCTTCTGGGGAAGTCCAAAGTCAACTGAGTATAGAGGCTAGCAATTCCTCAAATAAATCCAAGCTGAACAATAATGCATGTAACTATATCAGTTTAAAAAGGAACACACCTCTATTTAGCAGCAATGAAAGTTTAAACAAAGGATTAGAAAAGGCCAAAGATGAACTCCAGCATAGTTATTCTTTTCAGAAGCACCAGTCAAGCTCCAGTGGAGATGCTCAGAGTGATGGGAAAGAAGAACAGAAAACTGAAGACTCTTCACATGATTTGAAGATACATGAAGTCCAGACCGAAAGAGTAGAGAACAAGAACCATGATAATAAACCAGGAAGCATAaatatttcctcaaattcttattCATCTTATGGCATTGCTGAACTTGATCACATTGCAGCTAAAAGTGATAACTATTTAGATGAATTGAGTGGTGCTAATAAAAAACACATTGAACTCCAAAAGGAGACCCCAGACTCTTTGTCAAACTATCCCTGTGAGTTAGATATTGAACTGAAAACTCTGGAAGAAGATGGGGCTGAAGATGTTATAAAATCAAATGATGCTCTCGAAAAAGAAGATGGTGGAGATAATTCAAATCATGAGCTGCTGAAAGGTATTACAGGCCCGCTTCTTCCTGAATTGAGTAAACTTGGATTCCCAGCTTCTCTCCAAAGAGACCTGACATGGCGCACtagcttaaaaaataaaatcagcgcTCATTTGCCTGAGCCAAATCTCAATAATGCAAGGCGCATTCGAAATGTGAGTGGTCACCGAAAGAATGAGACAGAAAAGGAGTCTGGACTGAAACCTACCTTGAGGCAGATTATCAGTGCGTCTCGTAGAAATGTAAACTGGGAACAGGTTATTCAGCAGgtgtcaaagaaaaaacaagaacaagGCAAAGGTTTACCAAG GTTTGGCATTGAGATGGTTCCTCTCATCCAGAATGAACAAGAAGGCCTTGAGTTGGATGAAGACGTTGACCTTACCAGTCTTGAAGGATTCCAGTGGGAAGGGATATCTATAGGTTCCCCAGGAACGGTTAGGAAACGTAGCCTCTCGGAAAGCAGCGTGGCTGTTGATAAGACAGCCTCCATTTACAGCTTCTTTAATAATCAAGGCACAAGTAAAGAAGACAAGCTGAAAAAAACTGGTTCAGCTGCTAGCTCTGAGGAGATAACAAGCAGAATTCAGATGTTAGAAGATACTGTGGTTACCGTGAAACAGGAGtcatcttctcttccttcctccccattcAAGAGCGACAGAACTGATTTAATTTCAAGTGAAAGAAAACTCAGCCTCCAGTCTAGCCCAAATGTCGCAATCTTTAGTGCACGCGAAGTCCAGAGAAGCCCTGACTGTAGCATTCATCCATCCGAAAAGAAAGGAACATTGGAGAGTGCAGAAGAACATTCCATCCTGATTTCCGGCTTTGCAGACCTCAGCGCTCTGGATGCAGCTACCGATAGCAGCTATACATCAAGCAATGAGCAGAATGATAGCCAGGgaatgggaaagaaaagaagagcaacagGA GAGGGTTCCTGTCCTGAAATCCCAAGTTTAGAAAGAAAGACTAAACGAAGGAAgctcaaaggaaaaaaag agCGTTCTCAGGTGGATCAGTTGTTGGTTATTTCCCTGAGAGAGGAAGAATTAAGCAAATCTTTACCGTGCGTAGATGAAAGCCTCCTGCAGGCGCGATCAGCTCTGCAAGCAGCTTATATCGAAGTCCAACGATTACTTGTATTGAAACAGCAG ATATCAGTAGAAATGGGATCTCTGAGGGCCCAGAGGATTCAGATCCTGCAGGGGTTACAAG AAACTTACGAGCCTTCAGAACAATTGCAATTGCAACAGTCACATCACAGCAGCTCAAGTGAAAAAAGCCTTGGCAAGCTCCATTTGACACAGGACCCTACTGCTAATGCAGGTCTTCTTGGTCCTCTTCTGGATGCTGTTCCACCTATCTCTGCACAGATCCCTCCTCTTTTTGCAGCCCCTGCTCAAGAAAAGGCTGAACCTACATTCCAGACTGCTGGTGACATTGCCCCCATCACAGTCCCCGATTCATCCATACAAATCAAGCAGGAAGCTGTGTCTCCAAAGCTTAGAGAAGACTGCATGAACGTTCCTGAACAGAGTACTTCACGTTCCCCACAAGCAGAACTTCACTTGCAGGATA GAAATACAAGTCAACAGCCTTCACGGTATCCAGTTATCGCTGCTAGTATGTCATTGTTGGAACTTATTGATTTCCAAGAAGCAAATCAAGATATTCAGAAATCTATTCCAAATATGATGGGGACAAGGTTATCTGGCCATTCTTCCCCTACTAATTCAGGATCAGTATCTTCTGTGAAAACCCAAGGCAAGATAACTCCGGCAGGCAATACCATATCTGAACCATGCACTGGCTCATTTGAAAGCCAGTCATTTACTTCCGAACTTGCtgcaaatgaaaataataagCAGTCAAATGAGCAGCCTGAGCAGATGGCCATCTCTACTATGGTCACCACAGAATTCAAACtaagcaagaagaagaaaaagttgaaaaaaaagaaagcattccGAGCAGCCCGTGTTCCTGAGAACAGTGATACAGAACAGGACGTGAGCGATTCAAAACCAATTAGGAAAGTAAAGGCTGTAAAGATACCCAAAGGGGAAAAAGTAACAACATCCACCCCTCCAAAGCAAGAGGATGGTGTGGCAGctcaggaaagaaagaggaagaaagaggagaatgaTAGTGACACATCTCTTGAATTTGTAGAAGTCCCTAAATCTCCTCTGGAAGTGGTGGCCATCAACTCATCGGAATCAGAAAGTGAGAAACCAGACAGCCCTTCTAAGAGAGATACCTTGAGCTCCACAGATAAACAGTTGAGAGAGCCATCTCGGTCGGGCTACGATGAAGTGAGCTCTACTAGTGAGATTGGAGTAAACTATAAAGATGATATTGGTAGAAG TGTGGCTGAGACTCAGACACGTTTATCGTCATTACAAGGATCAAAAACCTCATCAG AGGTGTCTTCAGAGCCAGGTGAAGATGAGGATCCCACAGAAGGGATATTTGAGGGGCATTCAGCATCAGTGAATGCCATTCAGATTTTTGGGAACGTGTTGTACACCTGCTCAGCAGACAAAACTGTCCGTGCATATAACTTagtg AACAGGAAATGTGTGGGTGTCTTTGAAGGGCACGCTTCCAAAGTCAACTGCCTCCTGATAATTCAGACAACAGGGAAAAATGCAGCACTCTATTCTGGCTCCAGTGATCACAATATAAATTGCTATAACGTCAAG ACAAGAGAACGTATTGATCAGTTTAAACTGGATGACCGTGTGCTTTGCCTGCACAGTAGATGGAGGATCCTTTATGCCGGCCTTGCAAATGGAAATGTGGTCACTTTTAATATAAAG AACAACCGACAACTTGATACCTTTGAGTGTCATGGTCCTAGGGCGATTAGCTGCCTGGCTACAGCTCAAGAAGGGGCACGACGACTACTGATTGTGGGATCCTATGATTGTACAATTAGTGTGCGAGATGCCCGAAATGGATTGCTGCTCCGAACTCTTGAAGGTCATAGCAAAACAGTACTGTGTATGAAG GTTGTGAATGATCTGGTCTTCAGTGGTTCCAGTGACCAATCTGTCCATGCCCATAACATACAT